Proteins from a single region of Desulfovibrio sp.:
- a CDS encoding NADH-quinone oxidoreductase subunit C has protein sequence MSQQNTRPEALATSLAALPGALVRPTERAAKGYDLDVSLTPEALVPAVNVLDAAGYFLETITGVDWFGEQAELRKAAEAAEAAEAKKREEALAKQAEAAAEATEASGAETAPVAPAPASAAPPAEQTAPADKPPLPEDEIEVVYDFNHFQSRHRVVLRVRTPRSQPQVPTIQTIYPIAHWHEREAHDFFGIVFTGHNYLVPLLLPEDADFHPLLKDYGA, from the coding sequence ATGAGCCAGCAAAACACGCGGCCTGAGGCCCTTGCCACAAGTCTTGCCGCCCTGCCGGGAGCCCTTGTGCGCCCCACAGAGCGTGCGGCCAAAGGCTATGACCTCGATGTGAGCCTGACCCCGGAAGCGCTTGTTCCAGCTGTCAATGTTCTGGATGCTGCCGGATATTTTCTTGAAACCATCACCGGCGTTGACTGGTTTGGCGAGCAGGCAGAGCTGCGCAAGGCGGCTGAAGCGGCTGAAGCAGCCGAGGCCAAAAAGCGTGAAGAAGCGCTGGCAAAACAGGCCGAAGCAGCAGCGGAAGCCACGGAAGCCTCAGGCGCAGAAACCGCGCCCGTCGCCCCTGCCCCTGCCAGTGCCGCGCCGCCCGCCGAGCAAACGGCACCCGCAGACAAGCCCCCGCTGCCCGAGGACGAAATAGAAGTGGTGTACGACTTCAACCACTTCCAGTCGCGCCACAGGGTCGTTTTGCGTGTACGCACGCCGCGCAGCCAGCCGCAGGTTCCCACAATTCAGACCATCTACCCCATTGCCCATTGGCACGAGCGCGAGGCCCACGACTTTTTCGGCATCGTCTTTACCGGACACAACTACCTTGTCCCCCTGCTGTTGCCCGAAGATGCGGACTTTCACCCTCTGCTCAAGGATTACGGCGCATGA
- a CDS encoding ribose-phosphate pyrophosphokinase: protein MFSDLKIVTGSSNPELAKAICDHLGCQLTPTLSTTFSDGELRIEIGDNVRGDDVFVVQPTCPPNVNRNLVQLCLMLDALKRASAGRITAVIPYYGYARQDRKVSPRAPISAKMVADFISVAGAERVVTIDLHAGQIQGYFDCPVDNLFAVPVMLDALRKLDDEKMVIVSPDAGGVERARAYAKRLNAPLAIVDKRRDKPNQAQAMHVIGDVEDRLAIMVDDMIDTAGTLCAGAEVLLKNGARRIVACATHPVLSGPAIDRINSTEALSQVFVTDTIPLGDKLERCPKLKVISVAAILGKTIHNIHTGSSVSVLFV from the coding sequence ATGTTCAGCGATCTAAAGATCGTCACCGGTTCTTCCAATCCGGAATTGGCCAAGGCAATCTGCGACCATTTGGGCTGTCAGCTCACCCCGACGTTGTCTACGACATTCAGCGACGGGGAGTTGCGTATTGAAATCGGTGACAATGTCCGTGGCGATGATGTTTTTGTGGTGCAGCCCACGTGCCCGCCAAACGTCAACCGTAACCTGGTGCAGCTCTGCCTTATGCTGGACGCCCTCAAGAGGGCCAGCGCCGGGCGCATCACAGCCGTGATCCCCTACTACGGCTATGCCCGTCAGGATCGCAAGGTCAGCCCCCGTGCGCCCATAAGCGCCAAGATGGTGGCCGACTTCATCAGCGTGGCCGGGGCGGAGCGCGTGGTTACCATAGATTTGCACGCGGGCCAGATTCAGGGCTATTTTGACTGCCCTGTGGACAATCTTTTTGCCGTGCCCGTCATGCTGGACGCCCTGCGCAAGCTCGACGACGAAAAGATGGTCATTGTTTCACCTGATGCCGGCGGTGTGGAAAGAGCCAGGGCGTATGCCAAGCGCCTCAACGCCCCGCTGGCCATCGTGGACAAAAGACGCGACAAGCCCAATCAGGCCCAGGCCATGCACGTCATCGGCGACGTGGAAGACCGCCTGGCCATTATGGTTGACGACATGATAGACACTGCGGGCACCCTGTGCGCCGGAGCTGAAGTTCTGCTGAAAAACGGGGCCAGAAGAATTGTGGCCTGCGCCACGCACCCCGTGCTGTCCGGCCCTGCCATTGACCGCATCAATAGCACCGAGGCACTTTCGCAGGTCTTTGTTACCGACACTATCCCGCTGGGCGACAAGCTGGAACGCTGCCCCAAGCTGAAGGTCATTTCTGTGGCCGCCATCTTGGGCAAAACCATCCACAACATCCATACCGGCTCGTCGGTCAGCGTGTTGTTTGTTTAG
- a CDS encoding 50S ribosomal protein L25/general stress protein Ctc, producing the protein MNIEKTLSVQKREGCGKGPSGRLRAEKLIPGVFYTASGENISVQAPVLPLEKIYGEMGHTTVFNLEIEDNGKKTLHPVLIWQVQFHPYKRAFTHIDFYGVDLDKEVTVDVPVEFVGTSRGVKLGGRLETYREFVRLCSKPLTMPQKITVDVTDMGINDTVTVSDLKLPENVRAVFDQNYALVSVISKSKDEEGEGENA; encoded by the coding sequence ATGAATATTGAAAAGACTTTGAGCGTGCAGAAGCGCGAAGGTTGCGGCAAGGGCCCCAGCGGTCGCCTGCGTGCCGAGAAACTGATTCCCGGCGTGTTCTACACCGCCAGCGGTGAAAACATTTCCGTGCAGGCCCCCGTGCTGCCCCTTGAAAAGATCTACGGTGAAATGGGCCACACCACTGTGTTCAATCTTGAAATTGAAGACAACGGCAAAAAGACCCTGCACCCCGTGCTCATCTGGCAGGTGCAGTTCCACCCCTACAAACGCGCCTTCACCCACATCGACTTCTACGGCGTCGATCTGGACAAGGAAGTTACCGTTGATGTGCCCGTGGAATTCGTGGGTACCTCGCGCGGCGTGAAGCTGGGCGGCCGCCTTGAAACGTACCGCGAATTCGTGCGCCTGTGCAGCAAGCCGCTGACCATGCCCCAGAAGATCACCGTTGACGTGACCGACATGGGCATCAACGACACCGTCACCGTGTCTGATCTCAAGCTGCCCGAAAATGTCCGCGCCGTGTTTGATCAGAACTACGCTCTGGTCAGCGTTATCTCCAAGAGCAAGGACGAAGAGGGCGAAGGCGAAAACGCCTAA
- the nuoK gene encoding NADH-quinone oxidoreductase subunit NuoK: MNILNLSQYLETYLFIGAVLFCMGLMGMAFRRTFIGMLIASELILSGASVNFMAFGRFVAQDQTTGQIATLFVMAIAAAEAVVALSIIMVVYRNYRTVDADAPKELKG, from the coding sequence GTGAATATTCTCAATCTGAGCCAGTACCTTGAAACATATTTGTTCATCGGCGCAGTGCTGTTCTGCATGGGGCTTATGGGCATGGCTTTCAGGCGTACCTTCATCGGCATGCTCATCGCCTCCGAGCTTATCCTGAGCGGGGCCTCCGTGAACTTCATGGCTTTTGGCCGATTTGTGGCCCAAGACCAGACCACCGGGCAGATAGCCACCCTTTTTGTCATGGCCATCGCCGCGGCAGAGGCTGTGGTGGCGCTTTCCATCATCATGGTTGTTTACCGCAATTACCGCACGGTGGACGCTGACGCCCCGAAGGAACTCAAAGGGTAG
- a CDS encoding CarD family transcriptional regulator — translation MFTPNDLVVYPAQGVGKIERIDSQTIGGIACDFYIVRIQANNVTLMVPVNNAAHVGLRTLTPHEEAGRILEGLRNSTGKIVHTGQNWNRRFREYSERLKSSDLAVVTEVLRELLLISRTKDLSFGERRLQEQAMGLVTGELAEVLQVEEDSLRDELLKLYAPPPQPEAAAKE, via the coding sequence ATGTTCACGCCGAACGATCTTGTGGTATATCCGGCCCAGGGGGTGGGTAAGATAGAACGCATTGACAGCCAGACCATTGGCGGTATCGCATGCGATTTCTATATTGTCCGCATTCAGGCCAATAATGTCACGCTGATGGTTCCCGTCAACAATGCGGCCCACGTGGGACTGCGCACGCTCACCCCTCATGAAGAAGCCGGGCGCATTCTCGAAGGTCTGCGCAACAGCACCGGAAAAATCGTACACACGGGGCAGAACTGGAATCGGCGTTTTCGTGAATATTCCGAACGGCTCAAAAGCTCCGACCTGGCCGTTGTTACAGAAGTTCTGCGCGAACTGCTGCTGATCAGCCGCACAAAGGATCTTTCTTTCGGCGAACGCCGCCTGCAGGAACAGGCCATGGGCCTTGTTACCGGCGAACTGGCCGAAGTGCTGCAAGTTGAGGAAGACAGCCTGCGGGACGAACTGCTCAAGCTGTACGCGCCTCCGCCGCAGCCGGAAGCAGCCGCCAAAGAATAG
- the pth gene encoding aminoacyl-tRNA hydrolase: protein MDYNGVLVGLGNPGSRYEGTRHNYGFAVVDALVDFAQRHGAAESLNGGKFSCELWRIRLKELGGVWLAAKPQTFMNLSGQSVQPLLAWHKLRPSDLVVAHDELDIPAGEMRFKLGGGNAGHNGLKSITELLGTPDFYRLRLGIGRPPHKGDVTNWVLGRAQGDDAEQMLQAVPAALDTLFAFADKGLDGALRAAKKTAQPRKKPAPEAAQVPDRAE, encoded by the coding sequence ATGGACTATAACGGCGTTCTGGTGGGCCTGGGCAATCCCGGCTCGCGGTATGAGGGCACCAGGCACAATTACGGCTTTGCCGTTGTTGACGCGCTGGTGGATTTTGCACAGCGCCATGGCGCGGCGGAATCGCTCAATGGCGGCAAGTTCTCCTGCGAGCTGTGGCGTATACGCCTTAAAGAGCTGGGCGGGGTCTGGCTGGCCGCCAAGCCGCAAACCTTCATGAATCTCAGTGGGCAAAGCGTCCAGCCCCTTCTGGCCTGGCACAAACTGCGTCCCTCTGATCTTGTGGTGGCCCACGATGAACTGGACATCCCGGCAGGAGAGATGCGCTTCAAGCTTGGCGGGGGCAACGCCGGGCACAACGGGCTGAAATCCATTACCGAACTACTGGGCACGCCGGATTTTTACCGCCTGCGCTTGGGCATTGGCCGCCCTCCGCACAAGGGTGACGTGACCAACTGGGTGCTGGGGCGCGCGCAGGGCGACGATGCCGAACAGATGCTGCAGGCTGTGCCCGCGGCCCTGGATACCCTGTTTGCCTTTGCCGACAAGGGCCTGGACGGCGCGTTGCGCGCGGCAAAAAAAACGGCGCAGCCACGCAAAAAACCCGCCCCTGAAGCCGCGCAGGTTCCAGATCGGGCCGAGTGA
- a CDS encoding c-type cytochrome: MTRYLRHGILMLAAILLVAGVQTVVAQDAAQKKGAELYASLCESCHTPTPAKMMGKPVEALTAGMDKVKNMSSPSGPLLKMQQNLKTLNAEQIKDIAVYINQLKP, from the coding sequence ATGACCAGATATTTGCGACACGGAATTCTCATGCTGGCGGCAATCCTGCTTGTGGCTGGCGTGCAAACGGTTGTGGCCCAGGACGCCGCGCAGAAAAAAGGCGCGGAACTGTACGCCAGTTTGTGCGAGTCCTGTCACACCCCTACCCCTGCAAAGATGATGGGCAAACCTGTGGAAGCCCTGACAGCTGGTATGGATAAAGTCAAAAATATGAGCTCGCCCTCAGGCCCGCTGCTGAAGATGCAACAGAACCTGAAGACATTGAACGCGGAGCAGATAAAGGACATCGCCGTTTACATCAATCAGCTTAAGCCATAA
- a CDS encoding NADH-quinone oxidoreductase subunit D encodes MNVLPQCPIDEYFVLNLGPQHPATHGVLRIKLVMDGEYVFEAEPVLGYIHRMHEKMAENRTWAQFFPNTGRMDYLHALAYNHGYACVVERAASIEVPERAEYIRVITAELNRISSHLLWFGAFVLDLGGFSPLLYAFDDREHILDLLESVTGSRLTYCYFRFGGVANDIDDAFITGTRAFIKRMRRRLIKYHDLVTKNIIIMKRLKDIGFVPAEMCRKYGATGPVARGAGIEYDVRRHEPYSVYDRFTFDVPVYTEADSMARYMVRMDEIEQSLRIIEQALDQLPDGPVMAPKVPKNIKPPKGDYYHAVETARGLLGMRAVSDGSTTPWRLKLRTPCFANLLVFGEASRGMLLPDALAMLGSLDLVIPDIDR; translated from the coding sequence ATGAACGTTCTGCCACAATGCCCCATTGACGAATATTTCGTCCTGAACCTTGGGCCGCAGCATCCTGCCACCCACGGCGTGCTGCGCATCAAGCTGGTCATGGACGGCGAGTATGTGTTCGAAGCGGAGCCGGTGCTGGGCTACATCCACCGCATGCACGAAAAAATGGCTGAAAACCGCACCTGGGCGCAGTTCTTTCCCAATACGGGCCGCATGGACTACCTGCACGCCCTGGCCTACAACCACGGCTACGCCTGTGTTGTGGAACGCGCCGCCTCCATCGAGGTACCGGAACGCGCCGAATATATCCGCGTCATCACGGCGGAGCTGAACCGCATATCCAGCCACTTGCTCTGGTTCGGGGCCTTTGTGCTGGACCTCGGGGGATTTTCGCCCCTGCTGTACGCCTTTGACGACCGCGAACACATCCTTGACCTTCTCGAATCAGTCACAGGCTCGCGCCTGACTTACTGCTATTTCCGCTTCGGCGGCGTCGCCAACGACATCGACGACGCTTTCATCACGGGCACGCGCGCCTTCATCAAGCGCATGCGCAGGCGTCTCATCAAATACCATGACCTTGTCACCAAGAACATCATTATCATGAAGCGTCTGAAGGACATCGGCTTTGTTCCGGCAGAGATGTGCCGCAAATACGGCGCCACAGGCCCGGTGGCCAGAGGCGCGGGCATTGAGTACGACGTGCGCCGCCATGAGCCCTATTCCGTCTACGATCGCTTTACCTTTGACGTGCCGGTCTACACCGAGGCGGACTCCATGGCCCGCTACATGGTGCGCATGGACGAGATCGAGCAGAGCCTGCGCATCATTGAGCAGGCTCTGGATCAACTGCCCGACGGCCCCGTCATGGCGCCCAAGGTTCCCAAAAACATCAAGCCGCCCAAGGGCGACTACTATCATGCTGTTGAAACGGCGCGGGGCCTCCTTGGCATGCGCGCGGTGAGTGATGGAAGCACTACCCCCTGGCGGCTCAAGCTGCGCACCCCCTGCTTTGCCAACCTGCTGGTTTTTGGCGAGGCCAGCCGGGGCATGCTGCTGCCTGACGCCCTTGCCATGCTTGGCAGTTTGGATCTGGTTATTCCCGACATCGACAGGTGA
- a CDS encoding NADH-quinone oxidoreductase subunit I produces the protein MTAYFKDILGGAWSLVVGLSITLRYFFKPVVTKQYPYEVLPIPPRYRGHIDLVYDEKTGSDKCIVCGSCQKACPSGCISLAGEKPEGAKQKKLTTYQLDFTKCSLCGLCVESCPTDALAFSRDYNLAGFDADEYRFDLVKRLKERP, from the coding sequence ATGACTGCCTATTTCAAAGACATTCTGGGCGGCGCATGGAGCCTGGTAGTGGGGCTGTCCATCACCCTGCGCTATTTCTTCAAGCCCGTGGTGACCAAGCAGTACCCCTATGAGGTACTGCCCATTCCACCACGCTATCGCGGGCACATCGACCTTGTGTACGACGAAAAAACCGGTTCGGACAAATGCATTGTCTGCGGCTCCTGCCAAAAGGCCTGCCCTTCGGGCTGCATTTCCCTTGCTGGCGAGAAACCCGAGGGCGCCAAACAGAAAAAGCTCACCACCTATCAACTGGATTTCACCAAGTGCAGCCTTTGCGGACTGTGCGTTGAATCCTGCCCCACGGATGCCCTGGCTTTTTCGAGGGATTACAACCTGGCTGGCTTTGACGCTGATGAATACCGCTTCGATCTTGTCAAAAGACTCAAGGAGCGCCCGTGA
- the rho gene encoding transcription termination factor Rho, producing MRKKKATPTLLTDSALSLTDLKTRSMQELMDLAEQYEIENASSMRKQELIFALLSTCASQNGAIYGDGVLEILPDGFGFLRSPLCSYMPGPDDIYVSPSQIRRFSLRKGDIVSGQIRPPKEGERYFALLKVTEIGFEPPEHAKNLVLFDNLTPIYPDHQLVMENGEKNLSNRVIDIMAPIGRGQRGLIVAPPRTGKTILLQSLANAINANNPEVYLIVLLIDERPEEVTDMERTVKMAEVISSTFDEPPQRHVQVCEMVLEKAKRLVERKRDVVILLDSITRLGRAYNAVTPSSGRVLSGGLDANALQRPKRFFGAARNIEEGGSLTIIATALIDTGSRMDEVIFEEFKGTGNMEIYLDRHLSEKRVFPAIDINRTGTRKEDLLLPEDVLNRVWILRKILAPMSSIDSMEFLLDKMRGTKSNKDFMNAMGK from the coding sequence ATGCGTAAAAAGAAAGCTACTCCCACACTGTTGACAGACAGCGCCTTGAGTCTCACGGATCTGAAGACCCGCAGCATGCAGGAACTCATGGATCTGGCCGAGCAGTATGAAATTGAAAATGCCAGTTCCATGCGGAAACAAGAGCTTATTTTCGCTCTGCTTTCCACCTGTGCTTCCCAGAACGGAGCCATTTACGGCGATGGCGTGCTGGAAATCCTGCCAGACGGATTTGGCTTTCTGCGCTCCCCCTTGTGCAGCTATATGCCGGGGCCTGACGATATTTATGTGTCGCCCTCGCAGATACGCCGGTTTTCTCTGCGCAAGGGCGATATCGTTTCAGGGCAGATACGCCCCCCCAAGGAGGGTGAACGGTATTTCGCGCTGCTCAAGGTGACAGAGATAGGTTTTGAACCCCCGGAACACGCCAAGAATCTCGTCCTCTTCGACAACCTCACTCCCATTTATCCTGACCACCAGCTCGTCATGGAAAATGGCGAAAAAAATCTCTCCAACCGCGTTATCGACATCATGGCCCCCATCGGGCGCGGGCAACGCGGCCTCATCGTGGCTCCGCCGCGCACAGGCAAGACCATTCTGCTGCAATCGCTGGCCAACGCCATCAACGCCAATAATCCCGAAGTATACCTTATCGTGCTGCTCATTGACGAACGGCCCGAAGAAGTTACCGATATGGAGCGCACGGTCAAAATGGCCGAAGTCATCAGCTCCACCTTTGACGAGCCGCCGCAGCGCCATGTGCAGGTCTGCGAAATGGTGCTTGAAAAAGCAAAGCGCCTTGTGGAACGCAAGCGGGATGTGGTCATTCTGCTGGACTCCATCACCCGCCTGGGCCGCGCGTACAACGCCGTGACCCCGTCATCCGGCCGCGTGCTTTCCGGCGGTCTGGACGCCAATGCCCTGCAACGCCCCAAGCGCTTCTTTGGCGCGGCCCGCAACATTGAAGAAGGCGGCAGCCTGACCATCATTGCGACGGCCCTCATCGACACCGGCTCCCGCATGGACGAAGTGATCTTTGAAGAATTCAAGGGCACCGGCAATATGGAAATTTATCTGGATCGTCACCTTTCGGAAAAGCGCGTGTTCCCTGCCATCGACATCAACCGCACCGGCACACGCAAGGAAGACCTCCTCCTGCCCGAAGATGTACTCAACCGCGTCTGGATTTTGCGCAAGATTCTGGCTCCCATGTCGTCCATCGACAGCATGGAGTTCTTGCTGGACAAGATGCGCGGCACCAAATCCAACAAGGATTTCATGAACGCCATGGGCAAATAG
- a CDS encoding alpha/beta hydrolase: MTYHSLRSLGSKASLEFWPKRNAGVMLFYPGTMLSPRQYRPLLAALHEAGFAVAALHLTGHGRNSHWTGFTFADLLRDGLAAERWLRQEGFNAIAVSGHSQGGILTMAHAAASQGLTAAFPITGTLPQNNDAVDLTRFRRWKNRRHEFLAHINAAAAWLPRLPLPLLAYLSVRRITSGARRIVYDRKGARLTYPLAYLASLFSANVSEEMHCPLYLFSAVNDALFTPVNTEATFEMLRAPVKKLLWLPGGGHLAAMNPPLCRFIARHAAAVCAGQGLPLQMEASAARGGADYGL; this comes from the coding sequence GTGACCTACCATTCCTTGCGCTCCCTGGGCAGCAAGGCAAGCCTGGAATTCTGGCCCAAGCGGAATGCCGGGGTCATGCTGTTTTATCCGGGAACCATGCTCTCCCCCCGGCAGTACCGCCCTCTTCTTGCGGCGCTGCACGAGGCGGGCTTTGCCGTGGCGGCCCTGCACCTCACCGGGCATGGCCGCAATAGCCACTGGACGGGATTCACCTTTGCAGATCTGCTGCGGGACGGCCTTGCTGCGGAGCGCTGGTTGCGGCAAGAGGGATTCAATGCCATAGCCGTGAGTGGACACAGCCAGGGGGGCATTTTGACCATGGCTCACGCTGCCGCGTCGCAGGGGCTTACGGCGGCGTTCCCCATTACCGGTACGCTGCCGCAAAACAATGATGCAGTGGACCTCACACGGTTCAGGCGCTGGAAAAACAGGCGACACGAATTTCTTGCACACATCAACGCGGCTGCGGCCTGGCTGCCGCGTCTTCCCCTGCCCCTGCTGGCCTATTTGTCCGTACGGCGTATAACGTCCGGTGCGCGGCGCATAGTCTATGACAGAAAAGGTGCGCGGCTGACCTATCCGCTGGCGTATCTGGCCAGTCTGTTTTCGGCCAACGTGTCAGAAGAAATGCACTGCCCGCTCTATTTGTTCAGCGCCGTCAACGACGCCCTGTTTACACCGGTCAACACCGAGGCCACCTTTGAAATGCTGCGCGCGCCCGTCAAGAAACTTCTCTGGCTGCCCGGCGGCGGGCATCTGGCTGCCATGAATCCCCCGCTCTGCCGGTTTATCGCGCGTCATGCGGCGGCCGTGTGCGCGGGGCAGGGTTTGCCCTTGCAGATGGAAGCCAGTGCGGCGCGAGGAGGCGCAGACTATGGACTATAA
- a CDS encoding NADH-quinone oxidoreductase subunit A, whose translation MTSQELIDLVYIIVFCMGGIAFAVGPFILVYFLQPRSTRNTVGKTLQVVECGMPPIGDAWIKFSAVYYLYALMFVAFAVDILFLMPVALVYNRPGPVGDLQAFVEILIFVGILSLVIVYAWKKGVFQWQRKTYSDQ comes from the coding sequence GTGACCTCTCAAGAGTTGATTGACCTCGTTTATATTATTGTGTTCTGCATGGGCGGCATTGCTTTTGCCGTTGGTCCCTTTATTCTAGTGTACTTCCTCCAGCCGCGATCCACCAGAAACACCGTTGGCAAAACGCTTCAGGTGGTGGAATGCGGCATGCCGCCCATTGGTGACGCCTGGATCAAATTCAGCGCTGTCTACTATCTCTATGCACTGATGTTTGTGGCCTTTGCCGTTGACATTCTCTTTCTTATGCCTGTGGCGCTTGTATACAACCGCCCCGGCCCTGTGGGCGATTTGCAGGCATTTGTGGAGATACTCATATTTGTGGGCATTCTGTCCCTGGTCATTGTCTACGCATGGAAAAAGGGAGTGTTCCAGTGGCAACGCAAGACGTACTCGGATCAATAG
- the nuoH gene encoding NADH-quinone oxidoreductase subunit NuoH yields the protein MQLPDPEVLRLIAYLVGFFAFVGLNAAYLVWLERKEAGHIQRRIGPKEVGPFGLLQPLADALKLMSKQVFIPQGADRVLYLVGPVLVMTPAFMSFVTIPYAENLGARNLNVGLLAIFSFASINVLGLLLGAWGSRNKYAIISAARVVSQNVAYEIPMLLVVVSLVMVTGSLNLHDIVMTQAGGFWNWNILRLSASPLMPVAFVIFFICMLAETNRAPFDMAEAESELIAGAFTEYGGMGFGVFFMGEYANMVVGSSVLTILFLGGWGCPLGLWPGVHWFLIKLYAVIFTVIWIRWTFPRTTFYGLLNLSWKVLIPIALANLILTSALLKVL from the coding sequence ATGCAGCTGCCTGATCCCGAAGTATTGCGCCTTATTGCCTATCTGGTGGGTTTTTTCGCCTTTGTGGGTCTTAACGCCGCCTATCTTGTCTGGCTTGAACGCAAGGAAGCCGGGCATATACAACGGCGCATAGGCCCCAAAGAAGTTGGCCCGTTCGGCCTGCTTCAGCCTCTGGCCGACGCGCTCAAGCTCATGAGCAAGCAGGTGTTCATCCCCCAGGGGGCCGACCGGGTGCTGTACCTTGTGGGGCCGGTGCTGGTCATGACCCCGGCGTTCATGAGTTTTGTCACCATTCCTTATGCAGAGAACCTGGGCGCGCGAAACCTGAACGTGGGCCTGCTGGCCATATTCTCCTTTGCCTCCATCAACGTGCTGGGGCTGCTGCTGGGCGCGTGGGGCTCGCGCAATAAATACGCCATCATATCGGCCGCCCGCGTTGTTTCGCAAAACGTGGCCTATGAAATACCCATGCTGCTGGTGGTGGTGAGCCTCGTGATGGTGACCGGTTCCCTGAACCTGCACGACATTGTCATGACCCAGGCGGGCGGCTTCTGGAACTGGAACATACTGCGGCTTTCGGCCAGCCCGCTCATGCCCGTGGCCTTTGTCATCTTCTTTATCTGTATGCTGGCTGAAACCAACCGCGCCCCCTTTGACATGGCCGAAGCCGAAAGCGAACTTATTGCCGGAGCCTTTACCGAATACGGCGGCATGGGATTTGGCGTGTTCTTTATGGGTGAATACGCCAACATGGTGGTGGGCAGCAGCGTTCTCACCATTCTTTTCCTCGGGGGCTGGGGCTGCCCCCTGGGTCTGTGGCCCGGCGTCCACTGGTTTCTTATCAAGCTTTACGCCGTCATCTTCACGGTCATCTGGATACGCTGGACCTTTCCGCGCACCACATTTTACGGTCTGCTCAACCTTTCATGGAAGGTGCTTATTCCCATAGCCCTTGCAAACCTCATTCTTACGAGCGCGCTGCTCAAGGTGCTGTAA
- a CDS encoding NADH-quinone oxidoreductase subunit J — translation MPTSDLMQTIAEIIFLVFVAATFFGAAVAVTTRRLIRSVAGLALCLMGVAGLYYFLSSPFLAFMQILIYVGAVCVTLVFAIMLAERSYRAQEVKKGPLVLALGTLGGSVFTATLLATSMTARWSDIPLKQADGSLERIGQSLLSTYSMSFELISVVLLVAMVGALVLAREGRDRQ, via the coding sequence ATGCCCACTTCCGATTTGATGCAGACCATCGCCGAGATCATCTTTCTGGTCTTTGTGGCGGCGACCTTTTTCGGGGCTGCGGTAGCCGTGACCACGCGCCGGCTCATACGCAGCGTGGCGGGTCTGGCCCTGTGCCTCATGGGTGTGGCGGGCCTCTACTACTTCCTGTCCAGCCCCTTTCTGGCCTTCATGCAGATACTCATCTACGTCGGGGCCGTCTGTGTAACCCTTGTTTTCGCCATCATGCTGGCTGAGCGGTCATACCGTGCGCAAGAGGTGAAAAAAGGGCCGCTGGTCCTGGCTCTGGGCACTCTGGGCGGCAGCGTGTTTACGGCTACCCTGCTGGCCACGTCCATGACTGCCCGCTGGAGCGACATTCCGCTGAAACAGGCTGACGGTTCGCTTGAGCGCATCGGGCAATCCCTGCTTTCCACCTACTCCATGAGTTTTGAACTCATTTCCGTGGTGCTGCTGGTAGCCATGGTCGGCGCGCTTGTGCTGGCCCGCGAAGGGAGGGACAGACAGTGA